One Bdellovibrio bacteriovorus str. Tiberius DNA segment encodes these proteins:
- a CDS encoding carbonic anhydrase, whose protein sequence is MALQERTLKKEILKMVVGFHRFQQRFFNNQDSHLYEHLSSIGQSPKTLMIACSDSRVDPAILFSSSPGEMFVVRNVANLVPPYESNMGFHGVSAAIEFAVANLKVENIVVLGHRQCGGIRSLFQPENVLKGGFVAQWMTIAETAKLKVLDKDPHGDLDTHCRDCEKESIVTSLQNLRSFPFIEDAIKSRGLELFGVYFDLENGHLWNYNDATHVFDEVTLNGLRATTLP, encoded by the coding sequence ATGGCTTTACAGGAACGCACGCTAAAAAAAGAAATTCTGAAGATGGTTGTTGGTTTTCATCGCTTTCAGCAGCGATTCTTTAACAACCAGGATTCGCACCTGTATGAGCACCTTTCCAGCATCGGTCAAAGCCCTAAAACACTGATGATCGCCTGCAGTGACTCTCGTGTTGATCCGGCTATTTTGTTTTCGTCTTCTCCGGGAGAAATGTTTGTGGTTCGCAACGTGGCCAATCTGGTGCCGCCCTATGAATCTAATATGGGTTTTCACGGGGTCAGTGCCGCGATCGAATTTGCCGTGGCCAACCTGAAAGTCGAAAACATCGTGGTTCTGGGACACCGTCAATGTGGTGGTATCCGTTCCCTGTTTCAGCCTGAAAACGTTCTTAAGGGCGGCTTTGTGGCGCAGTGGATGACCATCGCGGAAACAGCCAAGCTGAAAGTTCTGGATAAAGATCCGCATGGGGACTTGGATACCCACTGCCGTGATTGTGAAAAAGAATCCATCGTGACTTCTTTGCAGAATCTGCGTTCGTTCCCGTTCATTGAGGATGCAATCAAGTCCCGCGGTCTGGAGCTTTTTGGGGTTTACTTCGACTTGGAAAACGGTCACCTGTGGAACTACAACGACGCCACTCACGTGTTTGACGAAGTCACTTTAAATGGACTTCGCGCCACGACGTTGCCTTAA
- a CDS encoding carboxylate-amine ligase: MTKPQPIPFGTSDLFSLGVEVELQIIHPLTRNLFPISPDILEEWSLQSPHLKPEIFQSMLEIDTPICKNVQEVEYELLLTSRELLRICKKHGARLASNGTHPFAKWHNRIFYPSDRYEYLLERNQHIARRLMIYGLHVHLGMKDGDHCIAMMNEFLYYLPHMLAMSASSPFWTGHDTGLASSRITVFEAHPAGGTPCRVENWAQFEDIVQKLTRSKSIGSFKDIWWDIRPSPNYGTLEIRICDGVPGIRKTTRLVAFIHLLARHLQKRLDQGIRRQTPDDWMVRENKWRASRHGLDCEVLIDNDGMTKNLREDIHDLLTAMKDDAAELGYTEYLKQLVEEDLANPSYEIQRALFEKNGALEDVVDSLCDVFEKDLDVV; this comes from the coding sequence ATGACTAAGCCTCAACCCATTCCTTTTGGAACATCGGACTTATTCTCGCTGGGTGTAGAAGTTGAGCTTCAAATCATTCACCCGCTAACCAGAAACCTTTTTCCCATATCTCCGGACATCCTGGAAGAATGGTCCTTACAAAGCCCGCATCTGAAACCTGAAATTTTTCAGAGTATGCTGGAAATCGACACCCCGATCTGCAAAAACGTGCAGGAAGTGGAATATGAACTGCTGCTGACCAGCCGCGAGCTTTTGCGCATCTGTAAAAAGCACGGTGCCCGTCTGGCCTCCAATGGAACCCATCCATTCGCCAAATGGCACAATCGCATTTTCTATCCGTCGGACCGCTATGAATATCTGCTGGAGCGCAATCAGCACATCGCGCGCCGTTTGATGATTTACGGTCTGCATGTGCATCTGGGAATGAAAGATGGTGATCACTGCATCGCCATGATGAATGAGTTCCTTTACTATCTGCCGCATATGCTGGCGATGTCGGCAAGCTCCCCGTTCTGGACAGGGCATGACACGGGTCTGGCGTCTTCACGTATCACTGTGTTTGAAGCTCACCCGGCCGGAGGCACCCCGTGCCGAGTGGAAAACTGGGCGCAATTTGAAGACATCGTACAAAAACTAACCCGCAGTAAATCCATCGGAAGCTTCAAGGACATCTGGTGGGACATCCGTCCAAGTCCAAATTATGGCACGCTGGAAATCCGCATCTGTGACGGAGTTCCTGGAATTCGTAAAACCACGCGCCTGGTGGCGTTCATTCACCTGCTGGCTCGTCATCTGCAAAAACGTCTTGATCAGGGCATTCGCCGTCAGACGCCGGATGACTGGATGGTGCGTGAAAACAAATGGCGCGCTTCCCGTCACGGGCTGGATTGCGAAGTGTTGATTGATAACGACGGCATGACGAAAAATCTGCGCGAAGACATCCACGATCTGCTGACCGCAATGAAAGATGATGCCGCTGAGCTGGGCTATACGGAATATCTGAAACAACTGGTGGAAGAGGATCTGGCAAATCCATCCTATGAAATCCAGCGGGCTCTGTTTGAAAAAAACGGAGCACTCGAGGATGTTGTCGACTCACTTTGCGACGTCTTTGAAAAGGATCTCGACGTCGTCTGA
- a CDS encoding gamma-glutamyl-gamma-aminobutyrate hydrolase family protein (Members of this family of hydrolases with an active site Cys residue belong to MEROPS family C26.) — protein sequence MKRHGTGKNHHDKAQHHKAGTAFEYPFSMGYSMWILLLVLSFARFAWATGDLVRLYEWSPGNTLAPIILPVKSGETPEQAATRYMRGLQRQPELMELFEGRTPDLALSGFKPLNENSRESRALLIANLPKDYGMNSQRVINFKKIFAQSRQSSFILPMNANLGLSLEETRDLFKQISEKFPFMVAMGGDDVEPNLYKKQNTHSRNTIPTRDQFEIQLIKSYVAQEKGFLLGVCRGSQISAVALGYQLMQDVPFHVGDKVSHANDWHEIQVHKTKHNLLGSLVPNADGKLLVNSLHHQAVIYKENGPLQLAAQGHDGVTEATEFKNGRGLLLQFHPELMNNQLGSKILWRIVQQKNVVMPSRCSKIFAL from the coding sequence TTGAAACGTCACGGCACCGGTAAAAACCACCACGATAAAGCTCAGCACCACAAAGCAGGCACTGCTTTTGAATATCCCTTCAGTATGGGTTACAGCATGTGGATTCTATTATTGGTTCTAAGTTTTGCCAGATTTGCCTGGGCCACCGGCGATCTGGTTCGTCTGTATGAATGGAGTCCAGGAAACACCCTGGCGCCAATCATTCTGCCCGTGAAGTCCGGGGAGACCCCGGAACAAGCCGCCACCCGCTATATGCGCGGATTGCAAAGACAGCCCGAACTGATGGAACTGTTTGAAGGCAGAACACCTGATTTGGCCTTGTCCGGTTTTAAACCCTTAAATGAAAACTCCCGTGAATCGCGCGCGCTTTTGATTGCCAATCTTCCGAAGGATTACGGCATGAATTCCCAGCGTGTGATCAACTTCAAAAAAATCTTCGCGCAAAGCCGTCAAAGCTCGTTCATCCTGCCCATGAATGCCAACCTGGGACTGAGCCTTGAAGAAACCCGCGACCTGTTCAAACAAATCTCTGAAAAATTCCCATTCATGGTGGCCATGGGTGGAGATGACGTTGAACCAAACCTTTACAAGAAACAAAACACCCATTCCCGCAACACTATCCCGACCCGCGATCAGTTCGAAATTCAGCTGATCAAGTCTTATGTTGCGCAGGAAAAAGGCTTCCTGCTGGGGGTTTGCCGTGGTTCTCAGATTTCGGCAGTGGCTTTGGGTTATCAGCTGATGCAGGATGTGCCTTTCCATGTCGGCGATAAAGTCAGCCACGCCAACGACTGGCATGAAATTCAGGTTCATAAAACCAAACACAACCTTCTGGGTTCATTGGTTCCAAACGCTGACGGAAAACTGCTGGTGAATTCACTGCACCACCAGGCCGTGATCTATAAAGAAAACGGTCCATTACAACTGGCTGCCCAAGGACACGATGGCGTCACGGAAGCCACCGAGTTTAAAAACGGCCGCGGTCTGCTATTGCAATTCCACCCGGAACTGATGAACAACCAACTGGGCTCCAAGATCCTGTGGCGCATTGTTCAGCAAAAGAATGTCGTGATGCCTTCCCGCTGCTCTAAAATCTTTGCTCTGTAA
- a CDS encoding aldehyde dehydrogenase family protein → MLEKFFLHQKQYSLKIRGEGLASRIEALNELEKAIEAHRSEIIDALKKDFQKPEAETLLSEIYPVLKEIKFTKKHLSQWAKARKVHTPLTLFGSKSYIQPEARGVCLLIGPWNYPFQLCMLPLVSALAAGNCAIVKPSELTRHTSSVIKKILTGTFVSDHVFVAEGGVETTQELLKFPFDHIFFTGSTRVGKIVMEAAAKNLTSVTLELGGKSPTIVDATANVDEAAQKIAWAKFINAGQTCVAPDYLFVHESIYHAFKKRLIAAIEGFYGKSPELRKSSPDFARMVSFNHARRLKDLIDDAVSKNAKVVFGGESTPEEHFCGPTLLENVDPHSLIMQEEIFGPVLPVMTFKEISEVVHYINEREKPLALYCYTNSQMNMERIQYETSSGGLVFNDSVIHFVNPHLPFGGVNHSGLGSYHGEHGFRAFSHEKAVLKQSFFGKLLRIMYPPYTPFKMTALKNLIRFRL, encoded by the coding sequence ATGCTGGAAAAGTTCTTTCTTCATCAAAAGCAGTACAGTTTAAAAATCCGCGGCGAAGGCTTGGCTTCCCGTATTGAAGCTCTGAACGAGCTTGAAAAAGCCATCGAAGCGCACCGCTCAGAAATCATCGATGCCCTGAAAAAAGACTTCCAAAAGCCAGAAGCCGAAACCCTGCTTTCAGAAATCTATCCTGTCCTGAAAGAAATCAAATTCACCAAAAAGCATCTTTCCCAATGGGCGAAAGCCAGAAAGGTTCACACCCCACTGACTTTGTTTGGAAGTAAAAGCTATATCCAACCCGAGGCTCGCGGCGTGTGCCTGCTGATCGGCCCCTGGAACTATCCGTTTCAGCTGTGTATGCTGCCACTGGTCTCGGCGCTTGCGGCGGGCAACTGTGCGATTGTGAAACCTTCAGAACTGACCCGACACACCAGCAGCGTGATCAAAAAAATTCTGACCGGAACCTTTGTTTCAGATCACGTCTTTGTTGCCGAGGGCGGCGTTGAGACAACGCAGGAACTTTTAAAGTTCCCTTTTGATCATATCTTCTTCACTGGCAGCACCCGGGTGGGAAAAATTGTCATGGAAGCTGCCGCCAAGAATCTTACCAGCGTGACCCTGGAACTGGGTGGAAAGTCCCCGACCATCGTGGATGCCACGGCAAATGTTGATGAGGCCGCGCAAAAGATCGCCTGGGCCAAATTCATCAATGCCGGCCAGACTTGCGTGGCTCCGGATTATCTGTTCGTGCACGAAAGCATCTATCATGCCTTTAAAAAACGTCTGATTGCGGCTATTGAAGGCTTCTATGGAAAGTCCCCTGAACTGCGCAAAAGCTCGCCGGACTTTGCACGCATGGTTAGTTTCAATCATGCCCGCCGCCTGAAGGACCTGATCGACGATGCCGTCAGCAAAAATGCCAAGGTCGTTTTCGGTGGCGAGTCTACACCAGAGGAACATTTCTGCGGCCCGACCTTGCTGGAAAATGTGGATCCTCATTCCCTGATCATGCAGGAAGAAATCTTTGGCCCGGTACTGCCCGTGATGACATTCAAAGAAATTTCAGAAGTGGTTCACTATATCAATGAACGGGAAAAGCCTTTGGCCTTGTACTGCTATACCAACAGCCAAATGAACATGGAACGAATTCAATACGAAACCAGCTCTGGTGGACTGGTCTTTAACGATTCAGTGATTCACTTTGTGAACCCGCATCTGCCATTTGGCGGAGTGAACCACAGCGGCCTGGGCAGCTATCATGGGGAACATGGCTTCCGCGCGTTTTCACATGAAAAAGCGGTCTTAAAGCAGTCCTTCTTCGGCAAGCTTTTGCGAATCATGTATCCTCCTTATACGCCTTTCAAAATGACGGCGCTGAAGAATCTGATTCGCTTCCGCCTTTAA
- a CDS encoding cation:proton antiporter domain-containing protein — protein MQHLPAMIHDLALILGTAGLVTLLFKKLNQPIVLGYLVAGFLVGPKTSIFPTVIGVASINLWAEIGVIFLLFALGLEFSFKKLLRVGGSASFTALFEVSLMILFGFTTGRLLGWSTMDSLFLGGILSISSTSIIIRTVEELGMKNMKFVGMVFGVLVIEDLVAVLLMVLLTTVALTRDFSGSEMLGAVLKLSFFLSIWFVAGIFLLPSFLKRTQKLLSEETVLVVAVGLCLMMVVFASNVGFSSALGAFITGSILAETIEGERIHHLIAPIKNLFSAVFFISVGMLIDPHVISIYWKEVLLLSAVVIVGKTLSVTLGSVLSGQTFKSSLQSGMSLAQIGEFSFIIATLGLSLKVISEKIYPIAVAVSVLTAFTTPYMARSAEKTYAWLERFLPARFIQSIDSYSVISFSMSGNREWREQVRAYILKVLLNAVVVVAVFLTMARVFLPFLLERQMEEGPAKFLTLSATLVMSAPFLWALAFGRTKQFEALLVEQGKGSHNYVFLVSRIMLAVGLLGAMVGQFVPLLWAVAITLWMVVVVGYVLSQKLQDIYGWFEKRFLTNLHDDVQKVHARKNSRSLAPWDAHITEFMIPPEAPYVGVPLHQLSIREKYGVTIALIERGRRRITAPGRVECLMPHDHVFVIGTDEQLILFKGFIQSEVPEVASTEAEAEYSLEQYLLTDGSPFLNKSIRECGLREITHGLVVGIEREGGRILNPDSSETLKRGDLLWIVGDREKILQLT, from the coding sequence ATGCAGCATTTACCGGCGATGATTCACGACCTGGCCCTGATTCTTGGTACTGCAGGGCTTGTTACACTTCTATTTAAAAAACTCAATCAACCCATAGTTCTTGGATATTTGGTCGCCGGCTTTCTGGTGGGGCCGAAAACTTCGATTTTCCCGACGGTGATCGGGGTGGCCAGCATCAACCTGTGGGCCGAAATCGGGGTTATCTTCCTTTTGTTCGCCCTCGGGTTGGAGTTCAGCTTTAAAAAGCTTTTGCGCGTCGGCGGATCCGCCAGTTTCACCGCACTATTTGAAGTTTCTTTGATGATCCTGTTTGGATTCACCACCGGCCGCCTGCTGGGGTGGAGCACCATGGACAGCTTGTTCCTGGGCGGGATTCTTTCCATTTCATCCACTTCTATCATCATCCGCACGGTGGAAGAACTGGGCATGAAGAACATGAAGTTCGTGGGGATGGTCTTTGGGGTTCTGGTTATCGAAGACCTTGTGGCCGTTCTTTTGATGGTCTTGCTGACCACGGTGGCTTTGACCCGGGACTTTTCCGGATCCGAAATGCTGGGGGCGGTCCTTAAGCTTTCCTTCTTCCTGTCGATCTGGTTCGTGGCGGGGATCTTCCTTTTGCCAAGTTTCTTAAAGCGCACGCAAAAGCTGCTGTCTGAAGAAACTGTCCTGGTCGTGGCCGTGGGGCTGTGTCTGATGATGGTGGTTTTTGCCAGCAACGTCGGGTTTTCATCCGCTTTGGGAGCGTTCATTACAGGCTCCATTTTGGCTGAAACCATCGAAGGCGAACGCATTCACCATCTGATTGCGCCGATCAAAAATCTGTTCTCGGCCGTGTTCTTTATTTCGGTCGGGATGCTGATTGATCCCCATGTGATATCTATTTATTGGAAAGAAGTGCTGCTGCTGTCAGCAGTTGTTATCGTGGGAAAAACTTTAAGTGTGACTTTAGGTTCGGTGTTGTCGGGGCAGACCTTCAAGTCTTCCTTGCAGTCCGGAATGAGTCTTGCTCAGATCGGCGAGTTTTCCTTTATTATCGCGACCTTGGGTTTAAGTCTTAAGGTTATCAGTGAAAAGATTTATCCGATCGCGGTGGCGGTTTCAGTGCTGACAGCCTTTACGACTCCGTACATGGCGCGGTCCGCGGAAAAGACTTATGCGTGGCTTGAACGATTCCTGCCAGCCCGGTTTATCCAGTCCATCGACAGCTACAGTGTGATTTCATTTTCTATGTCCGGGAACCGCGAATGGCGTGAACAGGTTCGCGCCTATATCTTAAAGGTTCTCTTGAATGCGGTGGTTGTGGTGGCGGTGTTCCTGACCATGGCCCGTGTATTCCTGCCGTTTCTTTTGGAACGCCAGATGGAAGAAGGTCCTGCCAAGTTCCTTACTTTAAGTGCCACCCTGGTGATGAGTGCTCCGTTCTTGTGGGCGTTGGCTTTTGGGCGGACCAAACAGTTCGAAGCCCTTTTGGTTGAGCAGGGGAAGGGCAGTCATAACTATGTCTTCCTGGTTTCCCGGATCATGCTGGCGGTGGGACTGTTGGGTGCGATGGTGGGGCAGTTTGTGCCGCTGCTGTGGGCGGTGGCGATCACTTTGTGGATGGTCGTGGTGGTTGGGTATGTGCTTTCTCAGAAGTTGCAGGACATTTACGGCTGGTTTGAAAAACGGTTCCTGACGAACCTGCATGACGATGTTCAGAAGGTTCATGCCCGAAAGAACAGCCGTTCTTTGGCCCCCTGGGACGCCCACATCACAGAATTTATGATTCCGCCGGAGGCTCCTTACGTCGGTGTGCCTTTGCATCAGCTTTCGATCCGTGAAAAATACGGGGTGACGATTGCCCTGATTGAACGAGGTCGCCGTCGTATTACGGCTCCGGGCCGGGTGGAATGTCTGATGCCTCACGATCATGTTTTTGTGATCGGGACGGATGAGCAGTTGATTCTGTTTAAAGGGTTCATTCAATCCGAGGTCCCGGAAGTGGCCTCAACCGAAGCCGAAGCCGAGTACAGTCTTGAGCAGTATCTGCTGACGGACGGTTCGCCATTCCTGAACAAAAGCATCCGTGAATGCGGTCTGCGCGAGATCACCCACGGACTGGTGGTCGGTATCGAACGTGAGGGCGGGCGTATTTTAAACCCGGACTCCAGCGAAACGCTGAAGCGCGGGGATTTGTTGTGGATTGTGGGCGATCGCGAAAAGATCCTGCAACTGACTTAA
- a CDS encoding S8 family serine peptidase: protein MKFNVFALIVSVLFATSAQAERVLVIMKDQQSFNKAHMAYKMKGSYASKGLDLGVQSQAVGQLEDSLANLNSLVVNTDNDAQIEKLKANPAVAYVEKEIFHDAPAPVKGFLGQSRQSQAKLGQKTPWGIHAVKATQAWNKSGRGAGARVLVLDTGIDEAHPSLAANFEKGKDFTGDSNGSDFSDKVGHGTHVAGTIAGVLDNTGFTGVAPKAKVLAGRVCSEQGCSNVAIAQGINWGIQEKVDVISMSLGGAWSTPAERTAVAAADKAGITVVAASGNNGSNRVSYPAALSTVIAVGAVDVNLHKADFSQYGPELAVVAPGVAVVSAVPQGTGRESAVSVSNGQKTVKVASSTFQGAREILTPETNVLVHANLGKPEDFAKVDVKGKYALISRGEITFGDKVKNAIKAGAAGVVVYNNAPGLIQGALTDDGSVLPVGVFMIEQTVGQELVRVINSGKVATATLHTMATDYAAFDGTSMATPHVSGVVALMKAANKALTGAQVKEILKRTATPLTPNSANELGAGIVNAEAAVQAAIDAK from the coding sequence ATGAAATTCAACGTGTTTGCACTCATCGTATCAGTGCTTTTCGCGACATCAGCTCAAGCAGAGCGCGTTCTAGTGATCATGAAAGACCAACAGTCTTTCAATAAAGCTCACATGGCTTATAAGATGAAGGGGTCTTATGCGTCTAAGGGCTTGGACTTGGGAGTTCAATCTCAAGCCGTAGGTCAACTTGAAGACAGTCTTGCGAATTTGAACTCACTAGTTGTTAATACTGACAACGACGCTCAAATTGAAAAATTGAAAGCGAATCCAGCCGTAGCTTACGTTGAGAAGGAAATCTTCCACGATGCTCCAGCTCCAGTAAAAGGTTTCTTGGGTCAATCCCGTCAATCTCAGGCTAAATTGGGTCAAAAAACTCCATGGGGTATCCATGCAGTAAAAGCGACTCAGGCTTGGAATAAATCCGGCCGCGGTGCTGGCGCTCGCGTACTGGTGTTGGACACTGGTATCGACGAAGCTCACCCATCTTTGGCTGCTAACTTCGAAAAAGGTAAAGACTTCACTGGCGACAGCAACGGTTCTGACTTCTCTGATAAAGTAGGTCACGGAACTCACGTAGCTGGTACAATCGCTGGCGTTTTGGACAACACAGGTTTCACTGGTGTTGCTCCTAAAGCAAAAGTTCTTGCGGGCCGTGTGTGCTCTGAGCAGGGTTGCTCCAACGTAGCAATCGCTCAAGGTATCAACTGGGGTATTCAGGAAAAAGTTGACGTGATCTCCATGTCTTTGGGTGGCGCTTGGTCTACTCCGGCTGAAAGAACTGCAGTAGCTGCCGCTGATAAAGCTGGTATCACTGTTGTAGCGGCTTCCGGTAACAACGGTTCCAACCGCGTTTCTTACCCGGCTGCTTTGTCCACTGTTATCGCAGTAGGCGCAGTTGACGTAAACCTGCACAAAGCAGACTTCTCTCAATACGGTCCGGAATTGGCTGTAGTTGCTCCAGGTGTTGCGGTTGTTTCCGCTGTACCACAAGGTACTGGTCGTGAATCTGCAGTATCCGTTTCCAACGGTCAGAAAACTGTAAAAGTTGCTTCTTCCACCTTCCAGGGTGCAAGAGAGATCCTGACTCCAGAAACGAACGTGCTTGTTCACGCTAACCTGGGTAAACCAGAAGACTTCGCTAAAGTAGACGTTAAAGGCAAATACGCTTTGATCTCTCGCGGTGAAATCACTTTCGGTGACAAAGTTAAGAATGCGATCAAAGCGGGTGCAGCTGGTGTGGTTGTTTACAACAACGCTCCGGGCCTGATCCAAGGTGCTTTGACTGATGACGGTTCTGTTCTTCCAGTAGGCGTGTTCATGATCGAACAAACTGTTGGTCAAGAGCTGGTTCGTGTAATCAATTCCGGTAAAGTGGCAACTGCAACATTGCACACTATGGCAACTGACTACGCTGCATTCGATGGTACTTCCATGGCGACTCCTCACGTATCTGGTGTGGTTGCTTTGATGAAAGCTGCGAACAAAGCTTTGACTGGTGCTCAAGTAAAAGAAATCTTGAAGCGCACTGCGACTCCACTGACTCCAAACTCTGCTAACGAGTTGGGCGCTGGTATCGTGAACGCTGAAGCGGCTGTTCAAGCTGCGATCGACGCGAAGTAA
- a CDS encoding dolichyl-phosphate beta-glucosyltransferase, with amino-acid sequence MQKVSVVIPAYNEEERLPGTLQRLRELSSSGVLKAEICEVLVIDDGSRDRTREVVEKDRVHWPVLRLHSLQENQGKGAAVKKGLIESRGDWILVADADMATPWEELNKLLTWSESFDLIMGSRALPDSQIEVRQHWIRQTMGKIFNRIMRFFIGLPYKDTQCGFKLVRNEEVFRSKVLPLLSVERFAWDVELILFMEKFRLRVREVPIRWQHKESSRVRIVHDSLEMLFAIRQMRRRLKKA; translated from the coding sequence ATGCAGAAAGTTTCGGTGGTCATTCCAGCTTACAATGAAGAAGAGCGTCTGCCGGGCACCTTGCAGCGGCTGCGTGAGCTTTCTTCATCCGGAGTGTTGAAAGCCGAAATCTGTGAAGTGCTGGTGATTGATGATGGTTCCCGCGATCGCACGCGTGAAGTGGTGGAAAAAGACCGTGTGCATTGGCCGGTGCTTCGTCTGCACAGTCTGCAGGAAAATCAAGGCAAAGGGGCGGCGGTCAAAAAAGGTCTGATTGAATCCCGCGGTGACTGGATTCTGGTGGCGGATGCGGATATGGCAACGCCGTGGGAAGAACTGAACAAACTTCTGACCTGGTCAGAGAGCTTTGATCTGATCATGGGATCACGGGCCCTGCCGGACAGTCAGATTGAAGTTCGGCAGCACTGGATTCGTCAGACGATGGGGAAGATCTTTAATCGCATCATGCGCTTCTTTATCGGCCTTCCTTATAAAGACACTCAGTGTGGTTTTAAACTTGTGCGCAATGAAGAGGTGTTTCGCAGCAAGGTGCTTCCGCTTCTTTCCGTTGAACGTTTCGCCTGGGATGTGGAATTGATTTTATTCATGGAAAAATTCCGTCTGCGTGTGCGCGAAGTCCCGATTCGCTGGCAGCACAAAGAATCTTCGCGTGTGCGCATTGTCCATGACAGTTTGGAAATGCTTTTTGCCATCCGTCAGATGCGCCGTCGCCTTAAAAAGGCCTGA